The bacterium genome has a segment encoding these proteins:
- a CDS encoding DNA/RNA non-specific endonuclease produces the protein MRRLLALFLILAAPVGASYVEVNGTGAYVYAQADSHSVKRGHAEKGAAYQLIQDAQVNGYYRIFFDDQEGFVYRTRVRAHLGDAEAYAAPVTYTGTQVPRTFQYGEPIDHSQQPRVLLEREAYKVWYDPTRKVALWSAYAYRPTGTTSARCQDCFAEDPEAPSHPGTYPKLTDYQGVYKANMTGFDKGHQSPDASLKVYGFEQQKETYYLSNMTPQYSNTNQGIWREWEDKVRGLATPESPVWVVTGPVFNAGTPGHPVKPGGPWIPDAYFMVVSRGNGRPDVAAILVKNQQLRLSWAEHYKETLATVAQVQDLTGFDFLSALPDDVEKDLESRVNDLWQ, from the coding sequence ATGCGCCGCCTCCTGGCGCTGTTCCTCATCCTCGCCGCGCCCGTGGGGGCCTCCTACGTGGAGGTCAACGGCACCGGCGCCTACGTCTATGCCCAGGCCGACAGCCATTCGGTGAAGCGAGGTCATGCCGAGAAGGGCGCCGCCTACCAGTTGATCCAGGACGCCCAGGTGAACGGCTATTACCGCATCTTCTTCGACGACCAGGAAGGTTTCGTTTACCGCACCCGGGTGCGGGCCCACTTGGGGGACGCGGAAGCCTACGCGGCGCCGGTGACCTATACCGGGACCCAGGTTCCCCGTACCTTCCAATATGGCGAGCCCATCGACCACAGCCAGCAGCCCCGCGTCCTCCTGGAACGGGAAGCCTACAAGGTCTGGTACGACCCGACGCGCAAGGTGGCCCTTTGGTCGGCCTATGCCTACCGGCCGACCGGCACCACCTCCGCACGCTGCCAGGACTGTTTCGCCGAGGATCCGGAGGCTCCGTCCCACCCGGGCACCTACCCCAAGCTCACCGACTACCAGGGTGTTTACAAGGCCAACATGACCGGCTTCGACAAGGGCCACCAGTCGCCCGACGCGAGCCTGAAGGTCTACGGCTTCGAACAGCAGAAGGAGACCTACTACCTTTCCAACATGACGCCCCAGTACAGCAACACCAACCAGGGGATCTGGCGCGAATGGGAGGACAAGGTACGGGGTCTGGCGACCCCCGAGTCGCCGGTTTGGGTGGTGACGGGACCGGTCTTCAACGCGGGGACCCCGGGGCACCCGGTGAAGCCGGGGGGACCCTGGATCCCGGACGCTTATTTCATGGTGGTCTCCCGGGGCAACGGCAGACCCGATGTGGCGGCGATCCTGGTGAAGAACCAGCAACTGCGCCTTTCCTGGGCGGAGCACTATAAGGAGACCCTCGCCACCGTCGCCCAGGTCCAGGACCTGACCGGGTTCGATTTTTTGAGCGCGCTCCCGGACGACGTCGAGAAGGACCTGGAATCCCGGGTCAACGACCTCTGGCAGTAG
- a CDS encoding cyclic nucleotide-binding domain-containing protein, with translation MEPTSAIFRHLRRVLQQAYFLQSMGPKELDKLMGALRAMRVFKGYEIIRQGDPGDAFYLIASGRVSVWVDKGRGPVRVVGLRSDEYFGEMALVSNEPRNASVIAEMLTELFVLEKYNFDQILMKNPAIAQKIKEAHQRRHEITSKL, from the coding sequence ATGGAACCCACCTCCGCCATCTTCAGGCACCTGCGCCGGGTGCTCCAACAGGCCTATTTCCTCCAATCCATGGGCCCAAAGGAGCTCGACAAGCTCATGGGAGCGCTCCGGGCCATGCGGGTCTTCAAGGGCTACGAGATCATCCGCCAGGGCGACCCGGGAGACGCTTTCTACCTGATCGCCTCGGGTCGGGTCAGCGTCTGGGTGGACAAGGGCCGGGGCCCGGTCCGGGTTGTGGGACTGCGCAGCGACGAGTATTTCGGGGAGATGGCCCTGGTCTCCAACGAGCCCCGCAACGCGTCGGTCATCGCTGAGATGCTCACCGAGCTTTTCGTTTTGGAGAAGTACAACTTCGACCAGATCCTCATGAAGAACCCCGCCATCGCCCAGAAGATCAAGGAAGCCCACCAGAGACGGCACGAGATCACGTCGAAGCTCTAG
- a CDS encoding GIDE domain-containing protein codes for MNGTDPVVLMVLAGLAVLGGIFLFFRGFRDLKRKRLIEDTPTSTIRAMAPGLVEVTGTGVQHKPLNGPFTQRACLYYEYLVEEQRERTVGSGKDQHTETYWATIKSEDTSELPFLVDDGTGKALVRPEGAEMVLVDRWELQPGIFGDIPAPIVDFLKTRGVDCYGLFGFKRPLRFTERILAEGQKLYLLATCRTAGEGAEGMHLVKSPHGDPFIVSAKDQKSLESSLGWAAFFLIPLGILLTGGGIYGLVTLWTAR; via the coding sequence ATGAACGGGACCGACCCGGTCGTCCTGATGGTCCTGGCGGGCCTGGCCGTTCTCGGGGGCATCTTCCTTTTCTTCCGGGGATTCCGCGACCTCAAACGAAAACGCCTCATCGAGGACACCCCTACCTCGACCATCCGGGCCATGGCCCCCGGGCTGGTGGAGGTGACCGGTACGGGGGTCCAGCATAAGCCCCTGAACGGCCCCTTCACCCAACGGGCCTGCCTCTATTACGAATACCTGGTGGAGGAACAAAGGGAACGCACGGTGGGTTCGGGCAAGGATCAGCACACCGAGACCTATTGGGCCACGATCAAGAGCGAGGACACCTCCGAACTTCCCTTCCTGGTCGACGACGGCACGGGCAAAGCCCTGGTGCGGCCCGAGGGGGCCGAGATGGTCCTGGTGGACCGGTGGGAACTTCAACCGGGGATCTTCGGCGACATTCCGGCGCCCATCGTGGATTTCCTCAAGACCCGGGGGGTGGACTGTTACGGCCTTTTCGGTTTCAAGCGGCCCCTGCGCTTCACCGAACGCATCCTGGCCGAGGGCCAAAAACTCTATCTCTTGGCCACCTGCCGGACGGCCGGGGAGGGCGCCGAAGGGATGCACCTGGTCAAGAGCCCCCATGGCGACCCTTTCATCGTCTCGGCCAAGGACCAGAAGAGCTTGGAAAGTTCGCTGGGTTGGGCCGCCTTCTTCCTCATCCCCCTGGGGATCCTGCTCACCGGGGGCGGTATCTATGGGCTGGTCACCCTTTGGACCGCCCGCTAG
- a CDS encoding LemA family protein translates to MDLFSRLETIPLYSAIAGALFLVLLAFFFYVLMIFNNLVRLRIMISKAWANVDVLLKQRHDEVPNLVAVIEGVKDFEKSVMTQVAEARAATQRAAGPTAQGEAEKTLTGALGNLFAVAENYPTLKAQENFLMLQKRLSELEDAIADRRTFYNESVAAYNARIREFPDVLLANTFKFLPQEMFQAGAGEKEPVKVGLLR, encoded by the coding sequence ATGGACCTATTCTCCAGACTTGAGACCATTCCCCTCTATTCCGCCATCGCCGGCGCGCTGTTCCTCGTCCTCCTTGCCTTCTTTTTCTACGTTCTCATGATCTTCAACAACCTGGTGCGCCTTCGGATCATGATCTCCAAGGCCTGGGCCAACGTGGATGTGCTCCTCAAACAGCGCCATGATGAGGTGCCGAACCTCGTGGCGGTGATCGAGGGCGTGAAGGATTTTGAGAAGTCCGTCATGACCCAGGTGGCCGAGGCCCGGGCCGCCACCCAGCGGGCCGCCGGACCCACTGCCCAAGGGGAAGCCGAAAAGACCCTGACGGGCGCCCTCGGGAACCTTTTCGCGGTAGCCGAGAATTATCCCACGCTCAAGGCCCAGGAGAATTTCCTCATGCTCCAGAAGCGCCTGTCGGAGTTGGAGGACGCCATCGCCGACCGCCGGACCTTCTACAACGAATCGGTGGCGGCCTATAACGCCCGCATACGGGAATTCCCCGACGTCCTCCTGGCCAACACCTTCAAGTTCCTGCCCCAGGAGATGTTCCAGGCGGGCGCCGGCGAAAAGGAGCCCGTGAAGGTGGGCTTGCTCCGATGA
- a CDS encoding STAS domain-containing protein, with protein MGQLNLVLRTAAGNSEVSVLEAAGVLDVNTVGDFEDVLNSLFRNKRFRIILDLGKLDYISSAGIGVLIGNIKEIRKNKGDIRISGVTADVYKVFDLLELPKLFHFHRDEREATLAF; from the coding sequence ATGGGTCAATTGAACCTGGTGTTACGGACGGCGGCGGGCAATAGCGAGGTTTCGGTCCTGGAAGCGGCGGGGGTCCTGGACGTGAATACGGTGGGGGATTTCGAGGATGTCTTGAACTCCCTGTTCCGCAACAAACGCTTCCGGATCATCCTGGACCTGGGAAAACTCGACTATATCTCGAGCGCCGGCATCGGGGTTCTGATCGGGAACATCAAGGAGATCCGCAAGAACAAGGGGGACATCCGCATCAGCGGGGTCACCGCCGACGTTTACAAGGTCTTCGACCTGCTGGAACTTCCCAAGCTTTTCCATTTCCACCGGGATGAGAGGGAAGCGACCCTGGCGTTCTGA
- a CDS encoding trypsin-like peptidase domain-containing protein, with product MFHSRSGRSLCLGALLFILVGPLAASPDPLRRSVVKIFTTAQRVLPQEPWRRGPEENVSGSGCILPGHLILTNAHVVSNQIFLQVLKDGDTQKYTSHVVAVSHDRDLAVIRVDDPKFFTGTQPVTFGEIPEMRDKISVYGYPVGGDDLSITEGVVSRIEVVTYSHSLRSLLGVQTDAAINPGNSGGPVFRHKRMVGVAFQGYNAAVAQNTGYIIPISIVKRFLDDTKKGADQRVPMLGLYCQTLENGTLRSYLGLKKGQSGMLVTATVYGSSVWGALRKGDVLTAIDGYTVGNDGTIRLHKGERLNFQYPMGFHRIGDRIKLKFLRGGKAHSATVKLKPDARLVPFPSYDDQQDYFIFDGLVFTELDSETLAANKNADNQWMALYLSGLPSPDRRRVVILDHIIPHASNKGYGTEYSNLMITRVNGRPVRDLKSLIEDFEHPVDGRHVLEFDEPRDLGTRIVLKAEGAEEATKEILAVNHIPSDRSDDLKGAK from the coding sequence ATGTTCCATTCCCGCTCAGGCCGTTCCTTGTGCCTTGGGGCCCTCCTGTTCATCCTGGTGGGGCCCCTGGCGGCCTCCCCGGACCCCCTACGGCGCAGCGTGGTCAAGATCTTCACAACGGCCCAGCGCGTCCTGCCCCAGGAACCCTGGAGGCGGGGGCCGGAGGAGAACGTGAGCGGGAGCGGCTGTATCCTTCCGGGTCACCTGATCCTGACCAATGCCCATGTGGTCTCCAACCAGATCTTCCTGCAGGTCCTCAAGGACGGGGACACCCAGAAATACACCTCCCATGTGGTGGCCGTTTCCCATGACCGGGACTTGGCCGTCATTCGAGTGGACGATCCCAAGTTCTTTACCGGCACCCAACCGGTCACCTTCGGGGAGATCCCCGAAATGCGGGACAAGATCTCGGTCTATGGCTATCCGGTCGGGGGCGACGATCTCTCCATCACCGAGGGTGTGGTGTCGCGGATCGAGGTGGTCACCTACAGCCATTCCTTGCGCAGCCTGTTGGGGGTCCAGACCGACGCGGCCATCAACCCGGGCAATTCGGGCGGGCCGGTCTTCCGTCACAAGCGCATGGTGGGGGTGGCCTTCCAGGGCTATAACGCCGCCGTGGCGCAGAACACGGGCTATATCATCCCCATCTCCATCGTGAAGCGTTTCCTGGACGACACCAAGAAGGGGGCCGACCAGAGGGTTCCCATGCTGGGCCTCTATTGCCAGACCCTGGAGAACGGCACCTTGCGCTCCTACCTGGGCCTGAAGAAAGGGCAATCGGGCATGTTGGTGACGGCCACGGTCTATGGCTCCTCGGTCTGGGGGGCCTTGAGGAAGGGCGACGTGCTGACGGCCATCGACGGCTATACGGTCGGCAACGACGGGACCATCCGCCTCCACAAAGGGGAGAGGCTTAATTTCCAATACCCCATGGGGTTCCACCGCATCGGTGACCGGATCAAGCTCAAATTCCTGCGCGGGGGCAAGGCCCATTCGGCCACCGTCAAGCTCAAACCCGACGCACGGCTGGTGCCTTTCCCCAGCTATGACGACCAGCAGGATTATTTCATCTTCGACGGCCTGGTGTTCACCGAACTGGACTCGGAGACCCTGGCCGCCAACAAGAACGCGGACAACCAATGGATGGCGCTCTATCTCTCGGGCCTGCCCTCGCCCGACCGGCGCCGAGTGGTGATCCTGGACCATATCATCCCCCACGCCTCCAACAAGGGGTATGGCACCGAATACTCGAACCTCATGATCACCCGGGTGAATGGACGGCCAGTCCGCGACCTGAAGTCCCTCATCGAGGACTTCGAACATCCCGTTGACGGGCGCCATGTACTGGAATTCGATGAGCCCAGGGACCTGGGAACCCGCATCGTCCTCAAGGCCGAAGGCGCCGAGGAGGCCACGAAGGAGATCCTGGCCGTGAACCATATCCCCAGCGACCGGTCGGACGATTTGAAGGGGGCCAAGTGA
- a CDS encoding glycogen/starch/alpha-glucan phosphorylase, with protein MKKTKTDKKPKHRAASVATPEFELYKGVRAEDFRHSFQENLKYRLIKEPIAATQYDRYLSLAYAIRDRQVENWVLTQKTYRDQKVKRVYYLSLEFLIGRTLGNSIINLQVEDAVSKALEDMGLTLEELRETEIDAGLGNGGLGRLAACFLDSLATLGIPAYGYGIRYDYGIFRQKIVRGYQVEEPDEWLSRENPWEKNRPEYTYRVKFGGRVVSRETRQGRQVFEWVETEDVLATAYDTPVPGYGNKTVNNLRLWSAKATEEFDLDFFNKGDYFAATSKKTGTETISKVLYPNDNSPEGRELRLKQQYFFVSASIQDIVRRFKREYSDFRALPDAAAIQMNDTHPTIAIAEFMRVLMDEEGLDWDLSWEITRSVFGYTNHTLLPEALEKWPVSLFGRLFPRHLQIIQEINARFLREVANRFPGDNERLRRVSIFEEGADPQIRMAYLAIVGSHSVNGVSALHTELLQKTVVPDFYELFPERFNNKTNGITQRRWLRKCNPGLGELITSKIGDKWVTDLDHLKKLEKFADDRKFQDQWREIKRQNKEKLAALIAMEQRLAVDPNSLFDVQVKRIHEYKRQLLNALHVIALYRRIKADPKAVFVPRTVIFGGKAAPGYQRAKLIIKFIGAISDIVNQDPQIKGKLMCLFAPNYRVSLAEKIIPATDLSEQISTAGKEASGTGNMKFALNGALTIGTLDGANIEIEEEVGKDNIFIFGLTAQEVEDVQRKGYKPREFYDRSPELKGVLDLTASGFFSPDNPGLFKPLVESLLSHDEYMLLADFDAYVECQERVSELYRDQAAWTRMSILNVARMGKFSSDRTIREYAEEIWDAPPVTIK; from the coding sequence ATGAAAAAGACCAAGACCGATAAGAAGCCCAAGCACCGGGCGGCTTCCGTGGCGACCCCCGAATTCGAGCTTTATAAGGGGGTCCGGGCCGAGGATTTCCGTCATTCCTTCCAGGAGAACCTCAAATACCGGCTCATCAAAGAACCGATCGCCGCCACCCAATACGACCGCTACCTGAGCCTGGCCTATGCCATCCGCGACCGGCAGGTGGAGAACTGGGTGCTGACCCAGAAGACCTACCGGGACCAAAAAGTGAAACGGGTCTATTACCTGTCCCTGGAGTTCCTCATCGGCCGCACCCTGGGCAATTCGATCATCAATCTCCAGGTGGAGGATGCGGTGTCCAAGGCCCTGGAGGACATGGGCTTGACGCTGGAGGAGCTACGGGAGACCGAGATCGACGCGGGTCTGGGGAACGGAGGTTTGGGCCGGTTGGCCGCCTGTTTCCTCGATTCCCTGGCCACCCTGGGGATCCCCGCCTATGGCTACGGTATCCGCTACGACTACGGTATTTTCAGGCAGAAGATCGTCCGCGGCTATCAGGTGGAGGAACCGGACGAGTGGCTTTCCCGGGAAAACCCCTGGGAAAAGAACCGCCCCGAATACACCTACCGGGTGAAGTTCGGCGGACGGGTGGTCTCCCGGGAGACCCGCCAGGGCCGCCAGGTCTTCGAATGGGTCGAGACCGAGGACGTTCTGGCCACGGCCTACGACACGCCCGTGCCGGGTTATGGGAACAAGACGGTCAATAATCTGCGGCTTTGGTCCGCCAAAGCCACCGAAGAATTCGACCTGGATTTCTTCAACAAGGGCGACTATTTCGCCGCCACTTCCAAGAAGACCGGGACCGAAACGATCTCCAAGGTCCTCTATCCCAACGACAACAGCCCCGAAGGACGGGAATTGAGGCTCAAACAACAGTATTTCTTCGTGTCCGCCTCCATCCAGGATATCGTGCGCCGTTTCAAACGGGAATATTCCGATTTCCGGGCCTTGCCCGATGCGGCCGCCATCCAGATGAACGATACCCATCCCACCATCGCCATCGCCGAGTTCATGCGGGTGCTGATGGACGAGGAGGGCCTCGATTGGGACCTGAGTTGGGAGATCACCAGGTCGGTCTTCGGCTACACCAACCATACCCTGCTGCCCGAAGCCCTGGAAAAATGGCCCGTGAGCCTCTTTGGTCGGCTTTTCCCCCGGCACCTGCAGATCATCCAGGAGATCAACGCCCGGTTCCTGCGCGAGGTGGCCAACCGGTTCCCCGGGGACAACGAACGGCTCCGTCGCGTTTCCATCTTCGAGGAAGGGGCCGACCCGCAGATCCGGATGGCCTACCTGGCCATCGTGGGGAGCCACTCGGTCAATGGGGTCTCGGCGCTCCATACGGAGCTTTTGCAAAAGACGGTGGTGCCCGATTTCTATGAGCTTTTCCCGGAACGGTTCAACAACAAGACGAACGGCATTACCCAACGACGGTGGCTGCGCAAGTGCAATCCGGGCCTCGGGGAATTGATCACCTCCAAGATCGGGGACAAATGGGTGACCGACCTGGACCACTTGAAGAAACTCGAGAAATTCGCCGACGACAGGAAATTCCAGGACCAATGGCGGGAGATCAAGCGCCAGAACAAGGAGAAGTTGGCGGCCCTCATCGCCATGGAACAGCGCCTGGCGGTGGACCCCAACTCGCTTTTCGACGTCCAGGTGAAACGAATCCACGAATACAAGCGCCAACTCCTGAACGCCCTGCACGTCATCGCCCTCTACCGCCGGATCAAGGCGGATCCCAAGGCGGTCTTCGTGCCCCGTACGGTCATCTTCGGGGGCAAAGCGGCCCCGGGTTACCAACGGGCCAAGCTCATCATCAAGTTCATCGGCGCCATTTCGGACATCGTGAACCAGGACCCGCAGATCAAGGGCAAGTTGATGTGCCTTTTCGCCCCCAATTACCGGGTGTCGCTGGCCGAGAAGATCATCCCGGCCACCGACCTCTCCGAACAGATCTCCACCGCCGGTAAGGAGGCTTCGGGAACGGGGAACATGAAGTTCGCGCTCAATGGGGCACTCACCATCGGCACCCTGGACGGGGCCAATATCGAGATCGAGGAGGAGGTGGGGAAGGACAACATCTTCATTTTCGGGCTCACCGCCCAAGAGGTGGAGGACGTCCAAAGGAAAGGCTACAAGCCCCGGGAGTTCTACGACCGTTCCCCCGAGCTCAAGGGCGTCCTGGACCTGACGGCCAGCGGGTTCTTTTCCCCGGATAACCCCGGTCTTTTCAAACCCCTGGTGGAAAGCCTGTTATCCCATGACGAGTACATGCTCCTGGCGGATTTCGACGCCTATGTGGAGTGCCAGGAAAGGGTCTCCGAACTCTATCGGGACCAGGCGGCCTGGACCCGGATGTCCATCCTGAACGTGGCAAGGATGGGTAAGTTCTCCAGCGACCGGACGATCCGCGAATATGCCGAGGAGATCTGGGACGCACCGCCGGTGACCATCAAGTGA
- a CDS encoding replication-associated recombination protein A: MDLFDHASEDDSALSGRPLAIRMSPRTLDEYVGQEHLVGPGKLLRRLLEANRIVSLILYGPPGTGKTGFARLVARRNKGRFVALNAVTSGLADLRKVFDEAQETKKLYQRTTILFLDEIHHFNKSQQDALLPHLEQGTILLVGATTQNPFFALNSALLSRSRVCELRLLDEKDLGTILDRALADKDRGLGNYQVDLRPDARTHLLKASSGDGRTLLNALEVGVLTTPPDAQGTIVLTLEVAQESIQKKMVQYDASGDQHYDTISAFIKSIRGSDPDASLYWLAKMLYAGEDPRFIARRLVISAAEDVGNADPQALPLAVAAQQALEFIGLPEGRIPLAQATVYLACAPKSNAAYKGLEGATEDVKKESTKEVPLHLKDGHYPGAKVLGHGQGYQYAHDHPDHYVKQEYAPNPGRYYLPTTLGHEAKIKAWLEHLAELDKGSQQP; encoded by the coding sequence ATGGACCTCTTCGACCACGCTTCGGAAGACGATTCCGCTTTAAGCGGCCGCCCCCTGGCCATCCGTATGTCGCCCCGAACCTTGGACGAGTACGTGGGCCAGGAGCATCTGGTGGGCCCGGGCAAACTGCTTCGGCGCCTCCTGGAAGCCAACCGCATCGTTTCCCTGATCCTCTACGGCCCCCCGGGCACCGGCAAGACCGGCTTCGCCCGCTTGGTGGCCCGCCGCAACAAGGGCCGCTTCGTGGCCTTGAATGCGGTCACCTCGGGGTTGGCCGACCTGCGCAAGGTCTTCGACGAAGCCCAGGAGACCAAGAAGCTCTACCAGCGCACCACCATCCTTTTCCTGGACGAGATCCATCATTTCAACAAGAGCCAGCAGGACGCCCTGTTGCCCCATTTGGAGCAAGGCACCATCCTTCTGGTCGGGGCCACCACCCAGAACCCCTTCTTCGCCCTCAACAGCGCCCTTCTTTCCCGCTCCCGGGTCTGTGAATTGAGATTACTGGACGAGAAGGACCTAGGGACCATCCTGGACCGCGCTTTGGCCGACAAGGACCGGGGGTTGGGCAATTACCAAGTGGACCTGAGACCTGATGCCCGGACCCACCTGCTGAAGGCTTCATCGGGCGATGGACGTACCCTCTTGAACGCGTTGGAAGTGGGGGTCCTGACCACTCCCCCGGACGCTCAAGGGACCATCGTCCTCACGCTGGAAGTGGCCCAGGAGTCCATCCAAAAAAAGATGGTCCAATACGACGCCTCCGGGGACCAGCACTACGACACCATCTCGGCTTTCATCAAGAGTATCCGGGGATCGGACCCCGACGCGTCCCTCTATTGGCTGGCCAAGATGCTTTATGCCGGGGAGGATCCCCGCTTCATCGCCCGGCGTTTGGTCATCTCCGCCGCTGAGGATGTGGGCAACGCCGACCCCCAGGCCCTGCCCCTCGCCGTCGCGGCCCAGCAGGCCCTGGAATTCATTGGACTGCCCGAAGGCCGCATCCCCCTGGCCCAGGCGACCGTCTACCTGGCCTGCGCCCCCAAGAGCAATGCGGCTTACAAGGGTTTGGAAGGAGCGACCGAGGATGTCAAAAAGGAATCCACCAAGGAAGTCCCCCTCCACCTGAAGGATGGCCATTACCCCGGTGCCAAGGTCCTAGGGCATGGGCAAGGCTACCAATATGCCCACGACCATCCCGACCACTATGTGAAGCAGGAATATGCCCCCAATCCAGGCCGTTATTACCTGCCGACCACCTTAGGTCATGAGGCCAAGATCAAGGCTTGGCTGGAGCATTTGGCCGAATTGGACAAGGGCTCCCAACAGCCTTAA
- a CDS encoding 5-formyltetrahydrofolate cyclo-ligase produces the protein MSQPRTKDFLREQFKKVRSQVPPDLAEAASQGVWAILSKRPEFDAARHIGAFFSVGTEINTYPILEGILQEGKKLYLPRLVKDQNRFDFVQVADFEHLSPGPFGIQEPSGGHPTATAELDLVLVPGLAFDPRGHRLGFGLGFYDRVLPHLRPGALSLGVGYGFQMVEHLPEDPHDIPLKALLTEKGFIYRKEP, from the coding sequence ATGTCCCAACCAAGAACCAAGGATTTTTTGAGGGAACAATTCAAGAAAGTCCGGTCCCAGGTCCCACCCGACTTGGCGGAAGCCGCCTCCCAAGGGGTATGGGCCATCCTTTCCAAACGGCCCGAATTCGATGCCGCCCGCCACATCGGGGCCTTCTTTTCGGTCGGAACCGAGATCAATACCTATCCCATCCTGGAGGGCATCCTCCAAGAGGGGAAAAAGCTCTATCTCCCGAGGCTGGTCAAGGATCAAAACCGTTTCGACTTCGTCCAGGTTGCCGACTTCGAGCACTTGTCCCCCGGACCCTTCGGGATCCAGGAACCCTCCGGCGGACATCCGACCGCCACGGCCGAATTGGACCTGGTCCTGGTGCCCGGCTTGGCTTTCGATCCCCGGGGACACCGCTTGGGCTTCGGCCTGGGGTTCTACGACCGTGTTCTTCCCCACCTGCGGCCCGGGGCCCTGTCCCTTGGGGTGGGTTATGGCTTCCAAATGGTGGAACACCTGCCGGAAGACCCCCATGACATCCCCTTGAAGGCCCTGCTCACCGAAAAAGGTTTCATCTACCGCAAGGAGCCGTGA
- a CDS encoding TIGR00282 family metallophosphoesterase, translated as MNILLIGDIIGKPGRHAVHNCMGRIKGDHKIDFVVANGENLAGGAGIQPDSFKAILETGVDVVTSGNHIWSKKEVKEILGHDVRLLRPHNYPPGNAGTGLGIYDCQGIPVAVLNLMGRTFMNINLDCPFRAADKAIQEIGSRAKVILVDMHAETTSEKRAMGWYLDGRVSSVTGTHTHIMTADEEILPGGTAYLTDIGMSGSPNSVIGMKQPQVLSRFISGAPSRFEVSEELPYLFQGVVVSVDTMTGKATRIERIRQTVN; from the coding sequence ATGAACATCCTGCTCATCGGTGACATCATCGGGAAACCCGGCCGTCACGCCGTGCACAACTGCATGGGACGGATCAAAGGGGATCACAAGATCGATTTCGTGGTGGCCAACGGGGAGAACCTGGCGGGGGGCGCCGGCATCCAACCCGATTCCTTCAAGGCCATCCTGGAAACGGGCGTGGATGTGGTGACCAGTGGCAACCACATTTGGTCCAAGAAGGAAGTGAAGGAGATCCTGGGACACGACGTTCGGCTCTTGCGGCCGCATAATTACCCGCCGGGGAATGCGGGAACGGGCCTGGGGATCTACGACTGCCAGGGGATACCGGTGGCGGTGCTCAACCTCATGGGCCGCACCTTCATGAACATCAATTTGGATTGCCCTTTCCGGGCCGCCGACAAGGCCATCCAGGAGATCGGGAGCCGGGCCAAGGTCATCCTGGTGGATATGCACGCCGAGACCACCAGCGAGAAACGGGCCATGGGTTGGTATTTGGACGGCCGGGTCTCGTCGGTCACGGGGACCCACACCCACATCATGACGGCCGACGAGGAGATCCTACCGGGGGGAACGGCCTACTTGACCGACATCGGCATGTCGGGCTCGCCCAACTCGGTCATCGGGATGAAACAGCCCCAGGTGCTCTCGCGTTTCATTTCCGGGGCACCCTCCCGCTTCGAGGTTTCCGAGGAACTGCCCTATCTTTTCCAGGGGGTGGTGGTGTCCGTCGATACCATGACAGGCAAGGCGACCCGGATCGAACGGATCCGCCAAACGGTCAACTGA